AGCGAAAAGCCCATGTTTTCGGCGACTGTCATCTGCGGGTAAAGCGCGTAGGATTGGAAAACCATGGCGATGTCGCGCTTTTTCGGGGACAGATCATTTGCGTACTCGCCCCCGATCATACAGTCGCCGCCGCTGATCTCTTCGAGTCCGGCGATCATGCGCAAGAGCGTGCTCTTGCCGCAGCCCGAGGGGCCGACGAACACGATGAATTCGCCGTCTTTGATCGATAGGTTAATGTCGCGCAGAACCTCGACGTCGCCGTAGCGTTTTGTCAGGTCTTTCAGTTCTACTCCGGCCATGAACGACTCCTCTTCATCTTGCGACGCGCGGCGCGCGTATGATTTTGTCGACAGTTGAGGCATCGGCAGGTTTCAGGGCGCGGTCGGGCGTGCCTGCCATGATGTTTGCACAGTCTTGAACGATCATGTCGCCAATCGGGTGGCGCCCACCCTCGACCGCTGCGGCGCGATGTGGGGACCAGATGACGTTTCTGGCGGATCGGTATCTGGATGTGCGGGCCACAGGTTCGACCGGGAATACGTCCGAGGCAAAGCGGATATGGTCGGTCTCAGCCGCCTCCAGCAAGGCGTCGAAGTCCACAAGGTGGGCGCGGCTGGCCAGAACGACGAGTGCGCCCTTGGGCAGGCGCGCGATCAGCTTGCGCGAGATCAGTTGATAGTTTTCGTCTGTGGGTGTGGCGGCGATGACAACGACCCGGCAGGTGCTCATCACCTCGTCCAGCGCGCAAAACTGTATGTCGTCGGGTGCTGTGCCCGAGGCTTTCAACCAGGGATCAAACGCCTTTATCTGCGGTGCAAACGGGGCCAGCAACCGGGTGAGTTCGCGGGCAATCTCCCCGTAACCGACAAAGCCGATGGATTGCCCGTACAGCATGAATTCGTTGCCAATATTGTCACGCAGCCAGCGTTCGCGGTTGTCTCGAAACCGTTCGTGTTCTTCGACAATGCCGCGACATCCGGCAAGCATCAGCCCCAAAGTCATCTCTGCCACCGAATACCGAAAGCCGGGGGAGCAGGACAGCACGTCGATCTGGTTCTCAAAGCAGTAACCATAGTCGATGCCGTCCTGAAAGGTGCCTGACACTTCGATGATGGCCTTGAGTTGGTGCGCTCCGGCCAGTTCGGCAGCGGTCAGCATCGGTTTGGCTGCAACGACAACGTCTGCGTTCGGCAGGTTGTTCAGAAAAACTTCCCGCTCCATTGGCCAGTTAAGACCGCCGATGATCTCGAATGCCACCGCGAGTTTTGCAAAGCTCTCAGGGCTGAACAGTTCTTCGACCTGGCGGAAATGCTGGTCCATGATCAGCAGTGGTTTGGATGTGTTTGACATGGAATCTCCTATTTGACTGCGCCCGCGGTCATGCCGCGCACGAAGTGACGCTGGAACACGAAGAACAGCAGAACGACGGGCAAGGCCATGATCACGGTGCCCGAGGACAGCCCCGAGACGTCGCGTGTCATTGTCCCCTGAAAGTTCAAAAGCCCCACAGACAGCGTGCGCATCTCGTCGCGCGGCAGAAGCAGCAGTCGCAGCAACAGGTCATTCCAGCTCCACAGAAATTCAAGCAGGGCCGTTGTGACCACGGCCGGAGTGGCGATGGGCATCACGACGCGGCGGTAGATCTGAAACTCAGTCGCGCCGTCAATGCGCGCCGCTTCGTGCAACGCCTTGGGTACGCCGATGAAGTAGGATGAGAACATGAACACAAAGACCGATAGCGCCAACGCCAGATCGGCAAAGATCACGCCCAGATGGGTATTCACAAGGCCAATGGAGCGGACGATTGAGTAGAGCGGCAGAATGATCGCCGTCACCGGGATCATCAACCCGATCAAGAAGAGCACCTGCACGATCATTTTGCCCCGGAAATCCATGAATACCAAGGCGTAAGCCGCAAGCGAGGCAACTCCGATCATTACAATCGCATCCACCGTCGAGATGATCAGCGTGTTGAGGAAATAGATGTTGAACTTGCCCTCGGTCCACACCCGTGCGTAATGCTCAAACGTCAGATCAATCGGGGGATACCACGGGGGATTGCCTAGCTCCGTCGTAGGTTTGAGCGACGAAAACACGGTCAGGATCAGCGGCGAGACCATCAGAATGGCAATCACACCCAGACCGAAGATCAGTGCATAGCGACCAAACATCTCAACGCCCCTCCCGGTTCTGAATTTGCATGTAGATGATGGTGGCGACGCTTACGATCACCAGCAGTGCCACCCCAATCGCTGCCCCATAACCATAGTCGTTCTCCAATGCACCGCGCTTGTACATGTAGGTCGACAGGATCTCGCTGAACCGGATTGGCCCACCTTGGGTGGTGGCCCAGACGATGTCGAAGACTTTGAAGGATTGGGTCAGTGTCAGGATGAACACCACGGCCGTGACGGGGCGCAGCGCAGGCATCGTGACAAAGCGAAATTGTTGAACCGCATTGGCGCCATCGACCTTGGACGCCTCATAGAGGTCTTCGTCAACCGCCTGCAATCCGGCCAGAAAGATGATGACGCTGAGGCCGATGGTTGACCATGAATGGGCAAAGGCGAGCGCATAAAGGACGACGCTTGGGTCACCGAGCCAGGGCCGCATCAAAAAATCGAGCCCGATCCCGTCCAGCAATTGGTTGATGACCCCTTTGGGCTGATAGAGCCATCGCCAGATTGTGGCGACCGCCATGGGGGAGATGACAACCGGCAGCACAATCATGGTCTGGAGCAGCAGACGCGCCTTCCAGACCCGGGCCAGCATGGCCGCTATCACAAGCCCCAGCCCCACGTTTATGACGATAATGACGCCGGACCACACGAAGGTATTTCGGAAAGCCTCCCAGAAAATCCTGTCTGAAAAGAGCCGTTGGTAGTTTTCAAAACCGATGTATTCCCGCTCTGGGCTGATCCCGTCCCAATCAGTGAAGGAGTACTCCACCACTGAGAATGTCGGATAGAGCGCGAACACCACATAGATCGCCATCGCGGGTAGCAGAAACAGGACGAGGTTAAGCCGTTGAGCAAGCTTTGAGTCGGGATCAAGGATCACGTGGCAACCTCCTGGCCATACTGTACTTGAGTGCGTCGAAACGAGGGTAAGTGCTCCCAATCTTTGGCAAAATTGGGAGCGTATCAGTTCAACGTTCAGCGAGCCCGCCAGGCAGCATGATCTCGCCTTCTGCCTTCGCTTCAGTCCACGCTTCTTGCATGGCTGCCGTGAACTCTTCAGGCGTCATGACATTCAGCAACAGCGCTTGAAGCCCATCATATGACACAGTGGTCAGGGTGCCGGGCGTGATGGTGTCCAGAAACGCCGGAATCGACCCGTTTGCGGCATGGTCATCGGCCGCTTTCCAGATGTCGACGGCGAGCTGAGGCATGTTCGCCTGGCCCAAAGCGTCCTCCAGTGGGCCAACCGGTATCACGCCATTGTTGATCAGCGTCACGCGACCTTCCATCTGCGTAAGCATGCGGTTGATGTATGCAATCGCGATGTCTTTATGCTCGGAGTTTTCGCGCACATACCAGCCGCTGCCAATCGAGTTGGTCGGGTGGATCATCTGGCCCTGTTCAAAGGGGGGCACCGCAAAGACGGAGTAGTCCGACGCCCGATCACCCGCAGCCTGGATTCCACCGCCAACAACCCAGGGGCCGGTATAGGTCATCGGGATCTCACCCGCCCAAAACGCGTCCATCAACTCGCCGTAACCAATCGCAACGGGCGTCGGCCCGAACCAGCCTGCCTGACCCATTTCCTGCAACTTGGTCGATGCCGCAACAAAGGGGGCGTCGGTCCAAGCGCCATCACCAAACAGGACGTCCTCGATACCCGCGGGGCCTGCGTAGCGGCCAAAGATCATAGACTGCCAATGCGAAATTGGCCACTTGTCCCCGCCTGCAAGGCCAATGGGCGTCTCAAAGCCCGCTGCCATAAGCGCATCTACAGCCGCTTCCATCTCAGCCCAATTGGTCGGGACAGCGACGCCATGCTCGGCAAAGATCGCCTTGTTGTAGAACATGCCCGTGGTCTCGACCTCATTGCCAAAGGCCCACAGCTTGCCGTCGCTGGAGGTCTGCACAATGATCCCTTCGGGGATTGTGTCGCCCCAATTGTGCTCGTAATACGCCTCGGTCAAATCGGCCACCAGACCGCCCGCAATCAGGGCCGCAGGTTGGCCAGGGCCCGTGCCAAAGGTAAAGACATCGGGGCCTTCACCAGCTGAAAGCGCCGGGATCAGTGCGGGGTTGAAGATGTCAGATGTGTTGGTGATCACAGTAAGGTTCACATCCGGATTCTCGTTATTGAACTGATTGGCAATCTCTTCATAAACGGTGGTCTGGCCCGGCTCGCCGCCCACCCACACCACGACTTCTGTCTGTGCGAACGCTGGCATGGCGAGCAATGCCGACATTGACACAAGCGCCCCTGTGAATTTCTGAAACCGCATCTTTTCCTCCCTTGGCTGCACGGATGGCAGAACTGTAATCGTTTACACACATTCTTGTAAACGATTACTTTTTGAAGATTCTGATCGCTATTTTCTGTTGGAAAGCATGTTCATAGCTTGGGAATTCGTAATCTTCTATGCCAATGAATAATCGATGAGAACCAAACCCGCGATTCCGGAGACGTCAATTTCGGAATGTGATTCGTTCCGTTTTCGCGCGTTGGAAAATGTTTCCAATACCCTGTCTGACGCTCTAATTCACCCGATTGAAAATAGACTGGATCGGCCAAGATCAGGCTGGCTTCCGGGATGTCAAAACTCAACCGGCTGGCCCGCGCTATTGAGCTTTTTCAAACCTACATTTGGCAAGCTCAACTGCCTCTCGCTTCTTTCTTGAAAGGACGGCGCCTAATCCCAGTTCGACACAAAACGCCGTCGCATTGAGAGGTTCAGCGGTCGGCAGTTTTTTGCCCCGCAACTTTCACGTTCGTGTCCGCTCCACTTCAGTTCGCTTGTAATGGTGTGGATCGCAACATCGAAACTCAAGAGTTTAGACCGGGTTTTGCCTTATTTTTACTTCACGGCACCCGCAGCCATACCCTTGATGATGTATTTTTCGAGGAAGATGGCAACGATGACCAAGGGCAGGATCGCGGCTGAGGACAAGGCGGCCATGGACCACCAGTTGATACCCTGCGATCCGGTTTGCGAAGCGACCATGACGGGCAGGGTTTTTGCATCCGTTGAGGTCAGTAGCGCCGCAAAGAAGTATTCGTTCCAGCATAGAACGAGGCTTAGAATGAAGGCGGCGACCATGCCGGGCAGGGCGATGGGCAGCACGATTTGAAGGAATGCGCCCCAGATGCCCAGACCATCCACGAGGGCGGCTTCTTCAAGTTCCACCGGGATGCCCTGAAATTGGTCGCGCATGATCCAGATCACAATGGGCAGTACCATGAGTGTGTACAGCAAGATCAAACCGATGCGGCTGTCCAGCAGGTTTAGGGACTTGTAGAGAACAAGAAACGGCAATGCCAAAACCACGGGCGGCAGGATCATCTGGCTGAGGAAAAAGAACGAAATATCCGAATTGCGCATGAAACCGAAGCGGTAGTTGAACCGCGACAAACCATAGGCGGCCAGCGATCCAAGCACCACCGCCAGAGTCGAGGCAGACACCGCGACAATTGCCGAATTCCAGAAACGTTTGAGGAATTCCTCGCGCACTGTGGAAACTTCGCCGATCAGGCGGGGCGACAGGCCAAGACTCTCCCAGCCTTTCCATTTAGGGGTGAAATCCCAGAACGGAATCATATTACCGCGCATCACATCGGGCGCCATTTTGAAGGATGTGGTCAGTGTCCAGTAGATTGGAAAAAGGCAGATGATTGCCCAAGTGATCAGGGCGGCATAGATCGCCACACGGCTGGCCCACCATTTCACGCGGACCTGGCGATCGGCCTCATGATCTTTGAAAATCGCGCTCATGCCGGGCGCTCCATGAATCGACTGACCAGTTTAAGCAGCAGGGTGATGAACACCACAATCAACACCAGATAAACCATCGCCAAGAGCGTGCCGTAGCCCACATTGGAGCGGTCCCTGTATTCGCGGAAAATGAAGCTGGTGACGGAATCCGTGGCACCCCCGGGCCCGCCAGAAGTGACATTGATGATGATATCCGCGAGCTTCAGTTTGAAGATGATGCGTATCACGATGGCCGTGACAGATACGGGCAACATCAAGGGGAAAATGACTTCCTTAAAGCTTTGCCAGCCGGTCGCGCCGTCGACTTTGGACGCTTCGATCACTTCGCGTGGCAGTGCTTGAAGACCCGCCAACAGCATGATCATCATGAAAGGAATAAAGGTCCAGGCGTCCATCGCCATGATCACAAAGCGCGCCAATTCGGGTGACCCGAAAAAGCTGGGCCTGTCCCATCCCAATTCGCGCGCCAAACGCGCGAGCGGGCCAAAACGCGGCTCCATCATGGATTTGCCAACCATCCAACTGACCGCGACCGGGCTGAGCATCAGTGGCAGTAAAAACACGACACGAAAGAACTTGCGCGCGCGGATCTGGGCGTTCAGCAGCAGCGCGAGGCCAAAGGCGATCACATATTCGACGCTGATGGCGGCCACGTAATAGACCATGTTTTTCAACGCGTTCCAGTAAAACGTGTCATTCCACATCTGCCTCATATTATCCCAGCCATTGGGTTGCGGGCCGTTCAGGGACGCCAGGTTCCAATCGGTGAACGAAATATAGAGCGCAAAGAGCAGCGGGAAGACTACGAGGCTGATCACAAAGAGCGCGGCGGGTAACACAAAAAGCGTACGTTTGCCTTTTTCACCGTTCACGATGACCTGCGCGGCACAAAGGGCTGTCGCCCAGAGCAGATAGGCAAAAAGCACGGGCCGCCATGTGTCGAATCCAATCGCCAGACGACCTGTATCATGCGCGAATTGCCCGGCAGCGAGCAGCAAAAACAGCGCCGCCGACCCCCAGACCATCATTCGACCGATACGCCTGCGGCTGTCTGAAATAGCGTCAAGCGTGACGGTGTGGAGGAGGTCGCCTTCAGTATTCATCAGAGGAGGTTAGCGCCCTATGTGTCGACTGTTAACCTTGAAAATCACACTTGGACTTTTTCTTCGCTGGATAGGGCGGACACAGCGAATTTACTGTACCTGCGGTTGTGTTTTTGACTAGCTTTGCGGACATTCAACACATGAGGAGGACCGGATGAGCGTTTCGCTGCAAGTTATCTACCCTGTCACAGAGCAGACGACCTTTGATTTTGACTATTACCTGTCAACCCACATGGACCTCGTTGGTCAATACATGGGGCCACATATTGCAAATACCGTTGTCGTAAGAGGGCAGGCGGGCCCTGAAGGGAGCCCGGCAGGATACCATGCGATCGCAACGATTTTGTTTAATGATCAGAGCGCTTTTGATGGGGCTATGGCGGTGGCGGGGCCGGTCGTCGAGGATATCGCAAAATTCTACAATGGCACGCCGCAGATGCTGGTCGGCGAGGTCGTGGGTTGATCTCACAGCTGCCTCTAGAAGCAAAAAAGGCGCAACGGGTGGCTGCGCCTTTTGATCTTTAAATGGGTCGGATTACAGGCCGAGTGAGGCCTTATAAAGCGCGATCTGACTGTCGCGCCCGATCTGATCGGTGATCTTTTCCCAAGCGGCCGCAATGGCATCTGCGGTTTCCTGAGCCGATCCGTATTGCCCGGCATAGCCTTTGGCCAATTCATCCTCAGCCACAGAATAATACTGGAAGATGCCCGGAATGCGCGGTTCAATTGCCGCATTCGGGTGGTTGTAGCTATCCGCGTTGGAACCAAGATAATCCTCAACGAAAGCACGGTCGTATCCGGCTTCTTCCCACTCTTCGAACTGGAAGTGCGAATTCCGGTAAGGCTGGAAACCCGACGGATAGGCTGAGGCCCAAAGCGACAGGTCTTTGCCCCCCAGATGGGCAGCGGCCGACCATGCGGCTTTCTTCTTCTTCTCGTCGCCCTCAACCGTGGCCATGACGTAAACGCCCCAGCCGATATACGCGTTGTTGGGGGATACGTTGGGCGTATCTTCCCATGCGCCGGATTGTGAATTCCACACCCGCTCGGATCCTGGATTGATGTCAAAACCGACAACGTCGCCCACCACGGATGTATCCGATGTCCGGGCGGAGGAACCAACGTCACCCCACCAGTTCAACATACCGCCCGTGCCCGCAAGGAACTGTTGGAACGCGGTGGTGCCGGGGTCGGCATTGATCTGATCAGCCGGATAGGCGTTTGCCGCGATCAGATCCATGACGTCCTGAATGGCCTGCACAAATGCCGGATTGTTGACCCGAGGTTTCATCGTCTCAGGATCAAAAAGCCAAGCCGGATCATCCGGGTGTTTGGCATAGGGTGCCGCGCGGTTTTCAAGGAAATAGAAGCCAAAACCGCCCCAGCCTTTGAGCGGATCAAGATAGCCATGTGCATCCAACCCGGTGAGCGGATCGGTTTTACCCACAAGGAATTTTGACTGCGCGTTGACCGCTTCCCATGTGGTCGGCTGTTCCCAGGGCGTGGTGTTGCCAGCATCGGCCCAGGCCTGCGCGAACTCTTCGTTTTCGTAATAATCTTTGCGATACGCAAACGTATGGGTGTCACCGTCAATGGAGACGCGATAGGTCTTGCCATCCCATGTGCCAACCGGCGCTTTGAGGTAATCCACATAGTCGTCCATGTCGATCTGGTCTTTTACCCAATCGGGCATTTCCGATGCCATGCCACGGCCCAACACATCGCCTTCAAACGGTGCACCCATTTCAACGATGTCAAAGTCAACGGTGCCGGTGGCGATTGATTGCTGCAAGCGCGCGTTATAATCGGCCTGTGCGAGGTCGATCCAGTTGATCTTCGCGCCTGTGTAGGCTTCCCATGGCTTCAGGAATCCGCGGAATAGAAAGTTGTGCAGGTTCTGGTTGTTCAGGCCCATGAAGGTCAGTTCAACGCCTTCAAACTCCCCCTCAGCCACGTTCTCCTTCGTGGCGCCAAGACAAAGTTCGCCGACTTTTTGCCAATCGCTGTCAGTGGGGGATCCCGCACCCACGCCCGGGATTTTCAGGATTTCAGCACGCACATTGCCGTGTCCATCGGCATAGGCTGCGGCCTTTGGCATCATGGCGACGGCTCCGACAGCCGCCGTGCCTTTCAACATCTGGCGGCGGTTCATCTTCTGCGCCGCCTTGATATAATTATACAGGTCTACTTTCATTTCCATCCTCCCGAGACGTGGTGATACGTTTGATCCGTGAGGTAATGGCGACGCGCATTGGAGTAGTCTTTTTATAACTTGCTCGCGCCGCGTCATTCCCCCAAGAAACATCACTATGGTCGAGAATGACGCCAAGTCAACAAAAGCTGCCCGACGGGCGTGGACAACGTAAAACCCTTTCTCTAGCATCGAAATTCGAAGTCGGGGGAATGCGGCGCATGGCGGGCGTTAAAATACAAGACATCAGAAAATCCTATGGGGCGACTGAGGTCATCCATGGGTTGAACGTCGATATTTCAGATGGGGAATTCGTCGCTTTGGTCGGGCCATCAGGGTGTGGCAAATCCACTTTGTTGCGCATGATTGCAGGCCTTGAACCCATCAATGGCGGCACAATTGCGATCGGTGAACGGGTCGTCAATAACCTTCCCCCGGCACAGCGCGACATTGCGATGGTGTTCCAAACCTATGCGCTCTATCCGCATAAATCGGTCGCTGAAAACATGGGATTTGCCTTGAAGGTCGCCAAGACGGATCGTGGGGAAATCCAGCGCCGCGTCCAGGAGGCGGCTGAAATCCTGAGCCTTACGGAGTACCTTGACCGCAAGCCGCGGCACTTGTCGGGTGGGCAGCGCCAGAGGGTCGCGATGGGGCGGGCCATTGTAAGGGATCCACAGGTGTTTCTGTTCGACGAGCCGCTCTCCAACCTTGATGCGAAGCTGCGCATACAGATGCGTACAGAAATCAAAGAACTGCACCAGCGTCTGAAAACCACAACGGTTTTCGTCACCCATGATCAGATAGAGGCGATGACGCTGGCAGACCGCATTGTGGTCATGCAGGCCGGCAAGATTGAACAGATCGGCACGCCGCTGGAACTTTATGACAATCCGGCCAATGAATTTGTAGCGACGTTTATCGGCGCGCCTTCCATGAACCTGCTTGATGCGACTTTTCAAGATGGCGCTGTCACACTAGCCGGGCACAAAGTACCGCTAAAGGGTGTCTCTCACGAGGGGGCGATCCGCCTTGGTGTGCGCCCGGAACATCTCAATCTGGTACGGGCCGGGGAGGGGCTGGCGATGGAGGTCAAAGTGGTGGAACCGACTGGGTCCGAAACGATGGTTTTCCTGCGCTTCAATGGCCAGGACATCACAGCCATGTTTCGAGAGCGCCATGCTTTTAAACCCGGAGAGACGATCCATCTTGCCCCTGATCCGGTTCACTTGCATTGCTTTGATGCCAAGACCGGTCAGAGGGTCGGTTAACCTGCATGACCGCGCGCGCAATCCTTTGTTTTGGCGACAGCAACACGCACGGAACGCGCGCCATGACCAGCAGTTTCGACAGACGACGCCTTGAACCCACAGCGCGCTGGACATCAATCATGGGAAAAGCGCTTGGCCCGGACTTTGATGTGATTGCAGAAGGTCATCCCGGGCGGACGACGGTTTTTGACGACCCGATCGAAGGAACACATAAAAACGCGCGCCGCGCCTTGCAAGCCATTCTGGAGAGCCATCGCCCGATTGATCTGGTGATCATGATGCTGGGCACGAATGATCTCAAAGCGCGGTTCAATGTTTCCGCGCATGATATCTCTCTTGGGGTGCAACGTCTGATCATGGAAATCCACGGCAATGACAGCGGGCCGGAGGGGACTGCCCCGGCCGTGTTGCTTGCGGCACCCGTGCCGGTGATCGAAACCGGTGTGTTTGCGGACACCTTCGCCGGGGCGGCAGAGAAATCCCGCGCCTTACCTGCGTTGCTGGAACAGATCGCCGCACGTCAGGACGTTGCATTCGCGGACATGGGCCAACATGCGACGGTGGACCCGGTCGACGGCATTCATCTGGATGCCACGGCGCATGCCGCGATTGGCGGCGTGATGGCCAAATCTGTGTTAGCGTTTTTCAAGGAATGACAAGGAAGGACACGAGATGCTCAAGGGAATAGACCCGATATTGAATGCGGATGTGCTTTATGCGCTGCGGGCGATGGGGCATGGCGATGATCTGATCATCGCAGATAGCAACTTTCCCTCTGACAGTGTTGCGCGTGAAACGGTTCTGGGTGAAGTGTTACGCATTGATTGTTCCGCGGCCGAGGTCGTGCGTGCGGTTCTGTCTGTCTACCCTCTGGACACTTTCGTTGATGATGCGGCAGCGCGCATGGAAGTGGTCGGTGAGCCGGATACAATGATGCCAGTGATGCAGGAAGTTCAGGCGCAGGTGACGGCCGTTGGCGGTCCGACAATGATAAGCATCGAGCGCTTTGATTTCTACGACCGCGCCAAGCAGGCCTATGCGGTGATCCAGACCGGGGAGCGTCGGTTTTACGGTTGTTTCGCACTGCGCAAAGGCGTGGTCCCCCCAGAAGCTGAGGGCTGATAGATGGGAAAGGTAAGCGTTCTGGGCGTTTTTGTGGCCGACACGGCGTATCGTGCAGATCGCATGCCCCGCATGGGGGAAACGATCATGGGCAATACGTTTTCGCTGGGGCCGGGCGGCAAAGGATCAAATCAGGCCGTCGCCTCCGCGAAGATCGGCGCGGATACGCATATGATCTCCAAATTGGGGCAGGATGACTTTGCCAAATTGGCGCTGGAAACCTGGGCCAAGGCGGGGGTAATCGCGCATGTGGATCAGATCAGCCAAAGTTATACCGGAGCCGCCTATATTTTCATTGAGGAAAGCACCGGCGATAATGCGATTATTATCGCACCAGGTGCTGCTGCGCTCATCAGTGTGGCCGATGTGGACGCGAAAGCCGATCTGATCAAGGGTTCGGATGTGTTCGTCACGCAGTTGGAACAACCGATGGAAGCTGCGGTGCGCGCGCTGGAAATCGCCCATGAAGCCGGGGTCACAACGATTTTGAACCCGGCACCAGCGGCAACACTACCTGATGGGATGCTCGCCTTATGTGACTATGCGACCCCAAATGAGACGGAATGCGAAGCGCTTACAGGGATTGCAGTGGACAGCGAAGCAGATGCTCTGCGCGCCGCAGAAGCCTTGTGCGATTTGGGCGTGAAAACCCCCGTCATTACGATGGGCGAGCGGGGTGCCTATTTGCACGGCCACGGTTTGGTGCCTGCGGTCTCCGCTGGTAAGGTTGTGGAAACAACTGGTGCAGGCGATGCTTTCAACGGAGGCTTTGCCGCTGCTCTGTCAGAGGGGAAAACCGCTTTGGAAGCGGTCAAATTCGGATGTGCAACGGCAGGTATTTCAGT
This genomic interval from Paracoccaceae bacterium contains the following:
- the ugpC gene encoding sn-glycerol-3-phosphate ABC transporter ATP-binding protein UgpC, which gives rise to MAGVKIQDIRKSYGATEVIHGLNVDISDGEFVALVGPSGCGKSTLLRMIAGLEPINGGTIAIGERVVNNLPPAQRDIAMVFQTYALYPHKSVAENMGFALKVAKTDRGEIQRRVQEAAEILSLTEYLDRKPRHLSGGQRQRVAMGRAIVRDPQVFLFDEPLSNLDAKLRIQMRTEIKELHQRLKTTTVFVTHDQIEAMTLADRIVVMQAGKIEQIGTPLELYDNPANEFVATFIGAPSMNLLDATFQDGAVTLAGHKVPLKGVSHEGAIRLGVRPEHLNLVRAGEGLAMEVKVVEPTGSETMVFLRFNGQDITAMFRERHAFKPGETIHLAPDPVHLHCFDAKTGQRVG
- a CDS encoding SGNH/GDSL hydrolase family protein, encoding MTARAILCFGDSNTHGTRAMTSSFDRRRLEPTARWTSIMGKALGPDFDVIAEGHPGRTTVFDDPIEGTHKNARRALQAILESHRPIDLVIMMLGTNDLKARFNVSAHDISLGVQRLIMEIHGNDSGPEGTAPAVLLAAPVPVIETGVFADTFAGAAEKSRALPALLEQIAARQDVAFADMGQHATVDPVDGIHLDATAHAAIGGVMAKSVLAFFKE
- a CDS encoding RbsD/FucU domain-containing protein: MLKGIDPILNADVLYALRAMGHGDDLIIADSNFPSDSVARETVLGEVLRIDCSAAEVVRAVLSVYPLDTFVDDAAARMEVVGEPDTMMPVMQEVQAQVTAVGGPTMISIERFDFYDRAKQAYAVIQTGERRFYGCFALRKGVVPPEAEG
- the rbsK gene encoding ribokinase; this translates as MGKVSVLGVFVADTAYRADRMPRMGETIMGNTFSLGPGGKGSNQAVASAKIGADTHMISKLGQDDFAKLALETWAKAGVIAHVDQISQSYTGAAYIFIEESTGDNAIIIAPGAAALISVADVDAKADLIKGSDVFVTQLEQPMEAAVRALEIAHEAGVTTILNPAPAATLPDGMLALCDYATPNETECEALTGIAVDSEADALRAAEALCDLGVKTPVITMGERGAYLHGHGLVPAVSAGKVVETTGAGDAFNGGFAAALSEGKTALEAVKFGCATAGISVTRAGTAPAMPSRAEVDALLTT